A single window of Halanaerobiales bacterium DNA harbors:
- the udk gene encoding uridine kinase, whose amino-acid sequence MYLIGIAGGTASGKTTLANILKKSFKDEVTIIKHDFYYYDKSYFDVAEEDINFDHPSSFETELLIEHLKKLRKGEKVYRPKYSYKTNERLNDKIEIIPTPIVIVEGILIFYYEKLCEMFDLKIFVDADADIRLLRRISRDINKRGRSFDSVKKQYLSTVKPMHEKYVEATRYKADIIIPHGGLNEIANDLIMEKITSKLYKK is encoded by the coding sequence ATGTACTTAATAGGAATAGCCGGGGGCACAGCTTCTGGGAAGACTACTCTTGCAAATATTTTAAAAAAATCTTTTAAAGATGAAGTTACTATTATTAAACATGATTTTTATTATTATGATAAAAGTTATTTTGATGTAGCAGAAGAAGATATAAATTTTGACCATCCTTCCTCCTTTGAAACAGAACTTTTAATAGAGCATTTGAAAAAGTTGAGAAAAGGAGAAAAAGTTTATCGACCTAAATATTCTTATAAAACAAATGAAAGATTGAATGATAAAATAGAAATAATTCCCACACCGATTGTAATTGTGGAAGGTATATTAATTTTTTATTATGAAAAATTATGCGAAATGTTTGATTTGAAAATATTTGTAGACGCAGATGCAGATATTAGACTTCTTAGGAGGATTAGTAGAGATATAAATAAAAGAGGTAGAAGTTTTGATTCTGTAAAAAAACAATATTTATCTACTGTTAAACCAATGCATGAAAAATATGTTGAAGCTACCAGATATAAAGCTGATATTATTATACCTCATGGGGGATTAAATGAAATTGCCAATGATTTAATAATGGAAAAAATCACTTCAAAGTTATATAAAAAATAA
- a CDS encoding YgiQ family radical SAM protein has translation MRKDDFLPINKNDLKEREWEQLDFILVTGDAYVDHPSFGTAIISRVLEDGGFKVGIISQPDWRNTDDFKKLGKPRYGFLVTAGNLDSMVNKYTVNKRKRFNDRYSPGGKSDQRPDRATIVYCNRLKEAYNNIPIIIGGIEASLRRFAYYDYWDDDVRRSILFDSRADLLVYGMGEKQILEIANSLEAGMDIKYIRHIPGTCYILSDLNNIYGYKKIASYQEVKNNKKKYAKAFKVQYEEQDPIRGEVIVQEHGNRYLVQNQPVKPLTEEEMDHIYELPYQRDYHPIYETEGGVPAIDEVKFSITSSRGCFGGCSFCALTFHQGRQVVSRSKESILKEAKEIIKMNDFKGYIHDVGGPTANFRHPACTKQVTQGSCKNKHCLYPEPCSNLHVDHSDYLDILKSLRKISEIKKVFIRSGLRYDYILEDDDSEFLEELCKHHVSGQLKVAPEHISKNVLDKMRKPDNNLFNEFRNKFYEINEKINKEQYLIPYFISSHPGSELKDAIKLAEYLRDIGHIPEQVQDFYPTPGTLSTAMYFSGYDPLTMEKVYVPKTKKEKNMQRALLQYNYNENYDLVYDALKKTGREDLIGYHKKALIKPRN, from the coding sequence TTGCGTAAAGATGATTTTTTACCAATAAATAAAAATGATTTAAAAGAAAGAGAATGGGAACAATTAGATTTTATTTTAGTTACAGGTGATGCATATGTAGACCATCCAAGCTTTGGGACTGCTATTATATCTAGAGTTTTAGAAGATGGTGGTTTTAAAGTTGGCATAATAAGTCAGCCAGATTGGAGAAATACTGATGATTTTAAAAAATTAGGCAAACCTCGTTATGGATTTTTGGTTACAGCAGGTAATCTTGACTCCATGGTAAATAAATATACTGTAAATAAAAGAAAAAGATTTAATGATAGATATTCTCCAGGTGGTAAAAGTGATCAAAGACCTGATAGGGCTACTATAGTTTATTGTAATCGTCTTAAAGAAGCTTATAATAATATTCCAATAATTATTGGAGGTATAGAAGCAAGTCTTCGTAGATTTGCATATTATGATTATTGGGATGATGATGTAAGAAGATCCATTCTATTTGATAGTAGAGCTGATTTGTTGGTTTATGGAATGGGTGAAAAACAAATTCTAGAAATTGCTAATTCTCTTGAAGCAGGAATGGATATAAAATATATAAGACATATTCCTGGAACCTGTTATATATTATCTGACTTAAATAATATTTATGGTTACAAAAAAATAGCTTCTTATCAAGAAGTGAAAAATAATAAGAAAAAATATGCTAAAGCTTTTAAAGTGCAGTATGAAGAACAGGATCCAATAAGGGGAGAGGTAATTGTTCAAGAACATGGGAATCGTTATTTAGTTCAAAATCAACCTGTAAAACCTTTGACAGAAGAGGAAATGGATCATATATATGAATTACCTTATCAAAGGGATTATCATCCTATTTATGAAACGGAGGGTGGGGTTCCTGCTATAGATGAAGTTAAATTCAGTATAACAAGTTCTAGAGGTTGTTTTGGTGGTTGTTCTTTTTGTGCACTTACTTTTCATCAGGGGAGACAGGTTGTTAGTAGAAGTAAAGAATCTATCTTAAAAGAAGCTAAAGAAATAATAAAAATGAATGATTTTAAAGGATATATACATGATGTCGGAGGACCTACAGCCAATTTTAGACATCCTGCCTGTACAAAACAGGTAACTCAGGGTTCCTGTAAGAACAAGCATTGTCTTTATCCAGAACCCTGTTCGAATTTACATGTTGACCATAGTGATTATCTTGATATTTTGAAAAGTTTGAGAAAAATATCTGAAATAAAAAAGGTTTTTATAAGGTCAGGTCTTCGTTATGATTATATATTAGAAGATGATGATTCTGAGTTTTTAGAAGAATTATGTAAACATCATGTTAGTGGTCAGTTAAAAGTTGCTCCAGAGCACATATCTAAAAATGTATTAGATAAAATGAGAAAACCAGATAATAATTTATTTAATGAATTTAGAAATAAATTTTATGAAATAAACGAAAAAATAAATAAAGAACAATATTTAATTCCCTATTTTATATCAAGCCATCCTGGAAGTGAATTAAAAGATGCAATAAAATTAGCAGAATATTTAAGAGATATAGGACATATCCCAGAACAGGTTCAGGATTTTTATCCAACTCCAGGAACTTTATCTACTGCTATGTATTTTAGTGGATATGATCCTTTAACAATGGAGAAAGTCTATGTTCCCAAAACTAAAAAAGAAAAAAATATGCAAAGGGCTTTATTACAATATAATTACAACGAAAACTATGATTTGGTTTATGATGCTCTTAAAAAAACAGGTAGAGAAGATTTGATTGGTTATCATAAAAAAGCTCTAATAAAACCCCGAAATTAG
- a CDS encoding GNAT family N-acetyltransferase — MEWKIKHYDEIKKDTLYDILKERVDVFVVEQECPYPEIDGKDKDSYHLWAENNDEIVAYTRLIPRGISYEEASIGRVLVKMDYRGRGLGRKLMEKSLNYIIENLGENEIRISAQERLHDFYVSLGFEQVSEMYLEDGIPHIEMYFNNN, encoded by the coding sequence ATGGAATGGAAAATAAAACATTATGATGAAATAAAAAAAGATACATTATATGATATTCTTAAAGAAAGAGTTGATGTATTTGTAGTAGAGCAGGAATGTCCTTATCCAGAAATAGATGGCAAAGATAAAGATTCCTATCATTTATGGGCCGAAAATAATGATGAAATCGTTGCCTATACCAGATTAATACCTAGAGGTATTTCATATGAAGAAGCTTCTATTGGAAGAGTTTTGGTAAAAATGGATTATCGCGGTCGAGGTTTAGGAAGAAAATTAATGGAAAAATCTCTTAATTATATAATAGAAAATTTAGGGGAAAATGAAATAAGAATATCTGCTCAGGAAAGATTACATGATTTTTATGTAAGTCTTGGTTTTGAACAGGTATCTGAAATGTATTTGGAAGATGGGATTCCTCATATAGAAATGTATTTTAATAATAATTAG
- a CDS encoding fucose isomerase encodes MKIALIEISSAVHDQNYIDKSLEGFIAELEDHFDLTFFDLENISEINEKKYDIILNFVKTGGTESLFKDKFSELPRPFYFLATSLHNSLPASLEMLSYVQSKGEIGKILHGNMAKLLKDIKKFGKINSAKNKISQSKLGVIGEPSDWLIASNVNYSEIKTNWGLNIIDIELDEVYNRFNSQDDEKVEDIANKFLANADEIIENTKEDTLDAVKVYLALKEIVNEYDLDALTIRCFDLVQNLNTTGCLALSYLNDEGIIAGCEGDVPATFTMMIIKYLINEESFMANPYKIDSVNNRIEFAHCTVPTALCTKYNSRSHFETGIGVGIQGIIPEGLATIMKTGGKNLNKYYLEEGSIDLNLDNSHACRTQIEVSFEDEINLEQYYFEKPLGNHQVIVPGQYKEILEDFFRISKTEEIIKS; translated from the coding sequence AGTACATGATCAAAATTATATTGATAAATCATTAGAGGGTTTTATTGCAGAACTTGAAGATCATTTTGATTTAACTTTTTTTGATTTAGAAAATATTTCTGAGATAAATGAAAAAAAATATGATATTATATTAAATTTTGTTAAAACAGGTGGAACTGAGAGTCTTTTCAAAGATAAATTTTCCGAATTGCCACGTCCCTTTTATTTTTTAGCAACTTCTCTCCATAATTCACTTCCAGCTTCATTAGAAATGTTAAGTTATGTGCAATCAAAGGGAGAAATAGGAAAAATATTACATGGCAATATGGCTAAATTATTAAAAGATATTAAAAAGTTTGGTAAAATAAATAGTGCTAAAAATAAAATATCACAATCTAAATTGGGAGTTATTGGAGAACCTTCTGATTGGTTAATTGCTAGTAATGTAAATTATAGTGAAATAAAAACCAATTGGGGGTTAAATATTATTGATATAGAATTAGATGAAGTATATAATCGGTTTAATAGCCAGGATGATGAAAAAGTTGAAGATATAGCAAATAAATTTTTAGCTAATGCAGATGAAATAATTGAAAACACAAAAGAAGATACTCTTGATGCTGTAAAAGTTTATCTTGCTTTAAAAGAAATTGTAAATGAATATGACCTTGATGCTTTAACTATCCGCTGTTTTGATCTTGTCCAAAATCTTAATACTACTGGTTGTTTAGCCTTATCTTATCTAAATGATGAGGGAATAATTGCTGGTTGTGAAGGTGATGTTCCAGCGACATTTACTATGATGATAATTAAGTATTTAATAAATGAAGAATCATTTATGGCCAATCCTTATAAAATAGATTCAGTTAATAATAGAATTGAATTTGCTCATTGTACTGTTCCAACAGCTTTATGTACTAAATATAATTCTCGTTCTCATTTTGAAACTGGTATTGGAGTTGGAATTCAGGGGATTATTCCTGAAGGGTTAGCTACAATTATGAAAACAGGTGGGAAGAATTTAAATAAATATTATTTAGAAGAAGGAAGTATTGATCTAAATCTTGATAATTCTCATGCCTGTAGAACTCAAATAGAAGTAAGTTTTGAAGATGAAATTAACCTAGAACAGTATTATTTTGAAAAACCTTTAGGAAATCATCAGGTAATTGTACCTGGACAATACAAAGAAATTTTGGAAGACTTTTTTAGAATTTCAAAAACTGAAGAAATTATTAAATCATAA